One part of the Vogesella sp. LIG4 genome encodes these proteins:
- the lysS gene encoding lysine--tRNA ligase, which yields MSEQESSQLQHDENHIMAERREKLKALREAGIAFPNDFKREDLAGELHVAYNDKAKDELEPLNVHVAVAGRMMLKRVMGKASFATIQDMSGQIQLYINDQGVSPEVHSAFKHWDMGDIVAAKGILFKTNKGELSVNVTELRLLTKSLRPLPDKFHGMTDQEQKYRQRYVDLIMSDESRNTFIKRSKIVQALREVMVGEGYLEVETPMMHPIPGGATAKPFVTHHNALDMPLYLRVAPELYLKRLVVGGLERVFEINRNFRNEGMSTRHNPEFTMIEFYEAYSDYQRMMDLTENIIRRCAIAATGHTVVTYNGKEVDLGKHFDRFTIVGAIKHYNPQYTDEQLFDAEWVAAEIKRLGGKLPPAPGLGSLQLALFEECAEGLLWNPTFIIDYPVEVSPLARGSDTQPGITERFELFIVGREHANGYSELNDPEDQAARFLSQVEQKDAGDDEAMHYDADYIRAMEYGLPPTGGCGIGIDRLVMLLTDAPSIRDVILFPQMRHEHL from the coding sequence GCCGGCATCGCCTTCCCCAACGACTTCAAGCGCGAAGACCTCGCCGGCGAACTGCACGTGGCCTACAACGACAAGGCCAAGGACGAGCTGGAGCCGCTGAACGTACACGTGGCCGTTGCCGGCCGCATGATGCTCAAGCGCGTCATGGGCAAGGCCAGCTTCGCCACCATCCAGGACATGTCCGGCCAGATCCAGCTGTACATCAACGACCAGGGCGTAAGCCCGGAAGTGCACAGCGCGTTCAAGCACTGGGACATGGGCGACATCGTGGCTGCCAAGGGCATCCTGTTCAAGACCAACAAGGGTGAGCTGTCGGTAAACGTGACCGAGCTGCGCCTGTTGACCAAGAGCCTGCGCCCGCTGCCGGACAAGTTCCACGGCATGACCGACCAGGAACAGAAATACCGCCAGCGCTACGTCGACCTGATCATGAGCGACGAAAGCCGCAATACCTTCATCAAGCGCTCCAAGATCGTGCAGGCACTGCGCGAAGTGATGGTGGGCGAGGGTTACCTGGAAGTGGAAACCCCGATGATGCACCCGATCCCGGGTGGCGCCACTGCCAAGCCGTTCGTTACTCACCACAATGCGCTGGACATGCCGCTGTACCTGCGCGTGGCACCGGAGCTGTACCTGAAGCGCCTGGTGGTGGGCGGTCTGGAACGCGTGTTCGAGATCAACCGCAACTTCCGTAACGAGGGGATGAGCACCCGCCACAACCCCGAGTTCACCATGATCGAGTTCTACGAGGCCTACAGCGACTACCAGCGCATGATGGATCTCACCGAGAACATCATCCGCCGCTGTGCCATCGCCGCTACCGGTCACACCGTGGTGACTTACAACGGCAAGGAAGTGGACCTGGGCAAGCACTTCGACCGCTTCACCATCGTGGGCGCCATCAAGCACTACAACCCGCAGTACACCGACGAGCAGCTGTTCGACGCCGAGTGGGTGGCCGCCGAGATCAAGCGCCTGGGTGGCAAGCTGCCGCCGGCGCCGGGCTTGGGCAGCCTGCAGCTGGCGCTGTTCGAAGAGTGCGCCGAAGGCCTGCTGTGGAACCCGACCTTCATCATCGACTACCCGGTGGAAGTGTCGCCGCTGGCACGTGGTTCCGACACCCAGCCGGGCATCACCGAGCGTTTCGAGCTGTTCATCGTTGGCCGCGAGCACGCCAATGGCTACTCCGAGTTGAACGACCCGGAAGACCAGGCTGCGCGTTTCCTGTCGCAGGTGGAGCAGAAGGATGCCGGCGACGACGAAGCCATGCACTACGACGCCGACTACATCCGCGCCATGGAATACGGCCTGCCGCCGACCGGTGGCTGCGGCATCGGCATCGACCGTCTGGTGATGCTGCTGACCGACGCACCGTCGATCCGCGACGTGATCCTGTTCCCGCAGATGCGTCACGAGCACCTCTGA